GTCTTACCTATGTTGATAAAGAAGTCATTGAATTCATTACTTACCTCTCTTTCATCTGTTATGTGGGAGTGATTtactttcaaattgaaatttcgaattttttcctTTTCTGGTGAGTTAGTTGCATCATTAATCAAATTCCAGATTTGTTTATAGTTATTTTTTGACTCAATAATTCTATatttataatattcattttttgCTGACTTTATAACCTTATTCAAGAGATTTCTAAAACGTTTGTATTCAAGAATTTCTGAAGCGTCATTCGAGGAGTTACGAATAAGTCTTTTCTTCATTGCATCTCTGTGTTTTATTGAGTTTAAAATTCCCTCAGTAATCCATGGTTTTCTCTTATGGTTTTTGCTCGATATAACAATGGTCTCTGTGTTCCTATCAATATATTTTCTCAGATTTTCTATAAAAAATGTAGGGGAAAGTGGGGGAATTGGGAACACTTAATTTCAAACgctgaaaaattatacaaaaaataacTAAAAGTATTAAACTTCCATTGAAGAATGAACTTTGCTCATTTATGTACTAATCGGAaacaaaaaactataaaaaatcaacgtttcctaaaaaatatcaacgaaatcaaaaAATACTGTCGTTTCTATTTACCCGACACCCTATGGGGTAATTGTGAACAATCCTGGAGcaaatgaaaataattagaagtgGCACATATAACACAAGTATCCACGTCTTGTTTCTCTTGCAGTACATTTTTCATGTGCCCCTAGTTTGCAGGTATCTCATATGATCCAATCTTCCATTGGTGCGGCTTCATACCTTACATAGcaaattatgcagaaaaattcttcttctGTGTGACCTGGGTTGAATTTCTCAGTCCTTTGCTTTTGGCGTGCCTTTTTGTACGCTTTTTATGTTGGTTTTAGGTTCTTTATGTCATATTTTTCCTTCTTAACATTTCTCTGTAGGTATTTGCCTTCTTTGCTTTTCTTCGTGTTGATTTTTCATTAGTGAACTTGATAATATCTtgaattcattttatttcaattttcggaACAGAGTATTTAGTTCAAGCTTAGCCTAAGTGAGCTTTTTGTTTCTTAAATCTTCGAAAACACAGGAGgtatattcaattttatatttagtTTCGGTCTTCTTTGTATAATTTCTTGGCATCTAGATAGAACACATTTCAACGTTAATATATTCGTTAACCATCAACCAGAGCAGCACAGAAGTAATCGGGAATACAAGGGATATAAGGAACGTTCCCAATTACCCACCTGACATCGTTCCTAATTACCCCAAgttatcaaaagaattaaaaatggctgGCATTCACTTACCCATTTTCTTTAAACTTCAAATCACGTAGGTTTTGGAAAAACATAGTACCAgtatggaatcaacaaaatatggcccctctaaacttcaaaataagatagttttaattattattaacacacgaaaaaattatagttGAAATGCGGAATCCATTCATCGACTCACTCTTACAGGAAATATGCAACTTATCGCTGCAACTTTTGAGTAAGCCCTGAGAATCGCCAGatgcatccgttgaaaatgTTGAGGACAGTGTCGCACATGAGGAAGTATTTTTTATCTATCTGTTCCCAATTACCCGccgttcccaattaccccacTCTCCCCTATATGCCACTTCAACATCGGTATTATTTTCTAGAATTTCGTTCCAGTTTTCATTTTCTAATTCTCTTTTCAAATTAACATAGTATTTTATTTAACTTAACCTGCTTGTTAGGAATTGAGCGCGCGCTACCCGGTAAATTGATACTCAAAATAGTAAAATAATGGTCAGTTAGCGAACTTTGAATCACCGCCGATATCATCTGGTGTTTGATTTTGTCTAAATTTTTAACGAAAATGTGGTCGATACATGTGGAAGAACTAGCGGTCACCCTTGTAGGTTTGTTTATACATTGAATAAAACCATTGACTGCCATAATATTCAAGTAATTTGCAACAGAGAGCTCTGTCTCATCTAATATATCTATATTATAATCTCCAACCATTATTTCAACTTCACTGTTCAACCCGTAATTTAACAACATATTTTCCATCTCATGCAGAAAGCCATCCAACCTTGTAGGTGGCGGTCTATAAACACCAGTAATTCCAAAACGTTCATTATTCACTGTAAACGCACATCTGATTACATTTATTTCAGTTAATTCAATCACATTTGATGAAGCATTAAAGGACTTTCTAATATAAATTATACAGCCGTCATTTCTATTGAACTTAGAATTGTTGTACAATATATCGAAATCAGGCAATCGAAATATATCCACGTTATTAAGTTGAAAAGTTTCGGACAAAACCAATacatctatctcatcaagattcATCGCGTGCAAATATACCAACAGTTCGTCAAAATTCTTATGGAGACTAcgaatattcaaatgaacaatGTTCAACCTATTTGGACCTTCAAAAATCGTACGTACCTCTACCAAATCATCAATCTCTCTCGCGTCCAGCCCACTGTACTCTCCAAGCTCATCACTAAAATCCAAAAAAGCAGAAATTTTACTGAAAAGTACGTCGGCAGCGTCGCCGCATCACTCCAAATTATTTATCTTTAATAGATACTGAACTACAATTTAAAAAGATTatgggaaaaacaaaatcaaaacattcaaaacctaaCTCATTCAATcaagtttttcattgatttaacATCAGGTATCTTGTGGACTTTCTCGTTTATCTTCACATAAATATTTCCATATCTAGTGAAAACACTTTGTTTGTAAGTCAATTCCTGTGCCGAACGGTATAGTATTAGACGATTCTTCGTCAAATCTTCCGCAATGCCCACCTTTGTTCCTTTCAATTTATAAACATTcttcaaaactaattttttcgCTGCATATTGCTGAAATTTTATGATCACTGGCCGTGGTTTCTCACTGACCTTGCCGACCCTGTAGCATGTAGCGATGTTTTCTTGAGGTATTTTGATGTTCATTTTATCCTTACAAAGTTGGATGAAAATTTCCCTTGTATCTCGATCCTGTTCTTCCGGCAAGTTGTAAACACATATATTGTTTACCTTCTCGTTCTGCTGAACTTTGTCCATTTTCTC
The nucleotide sequence above comes from Coccinella septempunctata chromosome 4, icCocSept1.1, whole genome shotgun sequence. Encoded proteins:
- the LOC123312343 gene encoding protein unc-13 homolog C-like, which encodes MPPKTTGDIKNAIKDSLRELLCDEEFIGNLLAKVEEKLATFQKTVDKHTDAIRILEEKMDKVQQNEKVNNICVYNLPEEQDRDTREIFIQLCKDKMNIKIPQENIATCYRVGKVSEKPRPVIIKFQQYAAKKLVLKNVYKLKGTKVGIAEDLTKNRLILYRSAQELTYKQSVFTRYGNIYVKINEKVHKIPDVKSMKNLIE